The following are encoded together in the Armatimonadota bacterium genome:
- a CDS encoding alpha-mannosidase, with protein sequence MPSRKTRKNLSQYTVHMIGNAHIDPVWQWRWEEGRQEVLDSCRAAVDRILDTPGFIFCRSSAVTYQWIEECDPDLFAEIKRWVARGHWCIVNGWWEQPDCNIPGGEALVRQGLYGQRYFHAKFGRIAATGYNVDTFGHAGTLPQILAGQGMNQYCFFRPGPHEKELPSTLFNWEGPDGTRVLAARMPGHYGTWADQLEERIIQAAEETPKGLRETMSFYGVGNHGGGPTKANIASILKVQADPHGPNAIFSTPDAFFDAVRDKADKFPVVAEELQYHARGCYTAVSAIKEHNRRSENMLLQAEKLSSLAGVLTALPYPAADLEHAWKKVLFNQFHDILAGTSIRPACDDAIADYREAELLAARAAREAMTRISSRIDTSGAGRPVVVYNTLSWERTEVVEAEITWINHDDRVHVVDDAGEAVPCQTLHTNISGRGSTIRIAFLATVPACGYRTYRVVQGAGPDQPSPFTAGRSFLESDLFRLEFDPVAGYLTSLLDKRTGQELLAAPAAVPVVLEDLSDTWSHGVDSFRDQVGAFRGEMGIEIIEIGPVRARVVVEMHYGESTLVQDIRLYRGIPRIDMQITVDYHGEHEFVKLAFPTALENVTATYEAPYGFAVREANGNEEPAQKWADVSGTIGDATAGLAVLNDARYGYDILGGEVRIGVLRSPIYCFHEPAVRDPRKRYEFTDQGIQRFTCALAPHEGDWRKAGVVRQAQQLNHPCLVREEPAHTGSLQRTFGLLEVDRAGIIVEVIKRHEDSETMVLRAYEAHGTRTTATLRLAGVKPARLSFRSCEIKTLMVENGRLRETDMLEGLLERASKKE encoded by the coding sequence ACGCGTAAGAACCTCTCCCAGTACACGGTTCACATGATCGGTAATGCCCACATTGACCCCGTCTGGCAGTGGCGGTGGGAGGAAGGGCGGCAGGAGGTGCTCGACTCCTGCCGCGCCGCGGTTGACCGCATCCTGGACACCCCTGGGTTCATCTTCTGCCGCAGCAGTGCGGTGACTTACCAGTGGATCGAGGAGTGCGATCCCGATCTCTTTGCCGAGATCAAGCGCTGGGTCGCGCGGGGACACTGGTGCATCGTCAACGGCTGGTGGGAACAGCCCGACTGCAACATCCCCGGTGGTGAGGCCCTGGTGCGCCAGGGGCTTTACGGGCAACGGTACTTCCACGCGAAATTCGGCAGGATCGCGGCCACCGGCTATAACGTGGACACATTCGGCCACGCGGGGACGCTTCCGCAGATCCTCGCTGGGCAGGGGATGAACCAATACTGCTTCTTCCGTCCAGGCCCCCACGAGAAGGAGCTGCCGTCGACGCTCTTCAATTGGGAAGGCCCTGACGGCACACGCGTTCTGGCCGCCCGAATGCCCGGACATTACGGCACCTGGGCTGACCAATTGGAGGAACGGATTATCCAGGCCGCCGAGGAGACCCCCAAAGGTCTGCGCGAGACCATGAGTTTCTATGGCGTCGGCAATCACGGCGGCGGCCCAACGAAGGCGAATATCGCCAGCATCCTCAAAGTTCAGGCCGATCCCCACGGCCCCAACGCGATCTTCAGCACACCGGACGCATTCTTCGACGCAGTCCGGGACAAGGCGGACAAGTTCCCCGTGGTGGCCGAGGAACTCCAGTATCATGCCCGGGGCTGCTATACGGCGGTCTCTGCTATCAAGGAGCACAATCGCCGATCGGAGAACATGCTCCTGCAGGCCGAAAAACTCAGCAGCCTGGCCGGTGTGCTTACAGCCTTGCCATACCCCGCCGCTGATCTTGAGCACGCCTGGAAGAAGGTGCTCTTCAACCAGTTCCACGACATCCTCGCGGGCACCAGTATACGCCCTGCCTGCGATGACGCGATCGCCGACTATCGTGAGGCCGAGCTGCTGGCCGCTCGTGCAGCCCGCGAGGCGATGACCCGCATCTCCTCGCGCATCGACACATCCGGAGCAGGGCGCCCGGTGGTGGTATACAACACACTCTCCTGGGAGCGCACTGAGGTCGTCGAGGCGGAGATCACCTGGATCAACCACGATGACCGCGTGCACGTCGTGGACGACGCCGGCGAAGCCGTCCCGTGCCAGACTCTCCACACCAACATCAGCGGTCGCGGATCCACGATCCGCATCGCTTTTCTGGCCACAGTGCCCGCCTGCGGGTACCGGACGTACCGTGTAGTACAGGGAGCCGGGCCCGATCAGCCGTCCCCCTTCACCGCAGGCCGGAGCTTCCTCGAGAGCGACCTGTTCCGTCTGGAGTTCGATCCGGTCGCGGGCTATCTCACCAGCCTGCTGGACAAGCGCACGGGCCAGGAGCTGCTGGCCGCGCCGGCGGCCGTGCCGGTGGTGCTGGAGGACCTGTCGGATACATGGAGTCATGGCGTGGACAGCTTCCGCGACCAAGTCGGCGCATTCCGGGGCGAGATGGGCATAGAAATCATTGAGATCGGCCCGGTCCGTGCCCGGGTGGTCGTAGAGATGCACTACGGCGAATCCACCCTGGTTCAGGATATTCGCCTGTACCGGGGCATCCCGCGCATCGACATGCAAATCACCGTGGACTATCACGGCGAGCATGAGTTCGTGAAGCTGGCATTCCCCACCGCTCTGGAGAATGTGACGGCTACCTACGAGGCACCCTATGGTTTCGCGGTGCGCGAAGCAAACGGTAATGAGGAGCCTGCTCAGAAATGGGCGGATGTGAGCGGGACGATCGGGGACGCAACTGCGGGCCTCGCGGTCCTGAACGACGCCCGGTACGGATATGACATCCTGGGTGGCGAGGTGCGCATCGGAGTGCTGCGGTCGCCGATCTACTGCTTCCACGAACCCGCTGTACGCGATCCGCGCAAGCGTTACGAGTTCACCGACCAAGGCATCCAGCGCTTCACGTGCGCTCTGGCGCCACATGAGGGCGACTGGCGTAAGGCCGGGGTGGTGCGGCAGGCCCAACAGCTCAACCACCCGTGCCTGGTGCGCGAGGAGCCTGCGCATACGGGAAGTCTGCAGCGCACCTTCGGCCTGCTCGAGGTGGACCGCGCAGGAATCATCGTTGAGGTCATCAAACGCCACGAGGACAGCGAAACTATGGTCCTGCGCGCATACGAGGCCCACGGGACACGCACCACTGCGACTCTTCGTCTGGCCGGCGTGAAACCTGCGCGCCTGTCCTTCCGGTCCTGCGAAATCAAAACCCTCATGGTCGAGAACGGCAGGCTGCGCGAGACCGACATGCTAGAGGGATTGCTGGAGCGAGCGAGCAAGAAGGAATGA
- a CDS encoding Gfo/Idh/MocA family oxidoreductase, with translation MSKTGVAVVGYAHGHVSTYSAGIKTYDDFELKACWDHDRERGEGQAKNFEIEYSPFLEDIVDRDDVQLCIIGAETNRHADCVIACAEAGKDVILQKPMALSLTDCDRIIEVIDRTGVWFSLAFQMRYDPVNRKMKELVDAGEIGRVGIVRRRHCLSLLFNEAFCTGPSRWHVDPIQNMGMWMDDASHATDWFYWMMGEPKSVVAEIDNVLTNCAPDDSGLAIYRFANGEMGMLMNSSVIWAAESTVEIYGDKGVIIENYGDGPSCNVPPPPGAIMLKMYQADKADQGWQVLPAEIPNSQGVRIANVTRNILDEYKAGKVQVDARAGKISTGMILGAYQSAREGRRIPLPMLQ, from the coding sequence ATGTCAAAGACGGGTGTCGCAGTAGTCGGTTACGCACATGGTCACGTTTCCACGTATTCCGCGGGGATCAAGACCTACGACGATTTCGAGCTCAAGGCCTGCTGGGACCATGATCGGGAGCGCGGGGAGGGGCAGGCGAAGAACTTTGAGATCGAGTATTCGCCGTTCCTCGAGGACATCGTTGACCGCGACGATGTCCAGCTCTGCATCATTGGAGCCGAGACCAACCGCCACGCAGATTGTGTTATCGCCTGCGCCGAAGCGGGCAAGGACGTGATCCTTCAGAAACCGATGGCCCTGTCTCTGACGGACTGCGACCGAATCATCGAGGTCATCGACCGCACTGGCGTGTGGTTCTCGCTGGCCTTCCAGATGCGCTACGATCCGGTGAACCGGAAGATGAAGGAACTCGTGGATGCGGGCGAGATCGGCCGCGTGGGCATTGTGCGCCGCCGCCACTGTCTGAGCCTGCTGTTCAATGAGGCCTTCTGCACCGGCCCGAGCCGCTGGCACGTGGACCCCATCCAGAATATGGGCATGTGGATGGATGACGCCAGTCACGCAACGGACTGGTTCTACTGGATGATGGGAGAGCCCAAGAGCGTTGTGGCTGAGATCGACAACGTGCTTACCAACTGTGCCCCGGATGACTCGGGTCTGGCGATCTACCGCTTTGCCAATGGCGAGATGGGCATGCTCATGAACAGCTCGGTCATCTGGGCCGCGGAGAGCACAGTGGAGATCTACGGCGACAAGGGCGTCATCATTGAGAACTACGGCGATGGCCCGTCCTGCAATGTACCGCCGCCGCCTGGTGCGATCATGCTGAAGATGTACCAGGCCGACAAGGCCGACCAAGGCTGGCAGGTTCTGCCCGCAGAGATTCCTAACAGCCAGGGCGTGCGCATCGCCAACGTCACACGCAATATACTGGACGAGTACAAGGCGGGCAAAGTGCAAGTGGATGCCCGGGCGGGCAAGATCAGCACGGGGATGATCCTGGGCGCATACCAGAGCGCCCGCGAAGGCCGCCGGATCCCGTTGCCTATGCTGCAGTAG